From the Burkholderia ubonensis genome, one window contains:
- a CDS encoding MFS transporter, whose amino-acid sequence MNADTGLPLPQRYWAIVCVALGITLAVLDGAIANVALPTIAHDLRASDAASIWIVNAYQLAVTITLLPLASLGERIGYRRVYIAGLALFTAASLGCALAGSLPTLAVMRVIQGFGAAGIMSVNAALVRMIYPTSMLGRGLSINAMVVALSSAVGPTVASAVLSVAPWPWLFAINVPIGIAAVLGSLRALPANPLHDAPYDIPSALMNACVFGLLIMAVDGLGHGERGAYVAAELTVALVVGWFFVKRQLSQPAPLLPVDLMRIPLFALSICTSIASFTSQMLAFVALPFWLQHSLGFSQVQTGLYMTPWPLVIVVAAPLSGVLSDRYSAGMLGGIGLALFAAGLLSLAMIGAHPDSVDIAWRMALCGAAFGLFQSPNNRAILSSAPRSRAGGAGGMLSTARLTGQTLGAALVALIFGIAPAHGPTVALYVAAAFAAAAAVVSTLRIAAPQPSASA is encoded by the coding sequence ATGAACGCCGATACCGGCCTGCCCCTTCCGCAACGCTACTGGGCGATCGTCTGCGTCGCGCTGGGCATCACGCTCGCCGTGCTCGACGGCGCGATCGCCAACGTCGCGCTGCCGACCATCGCGCATGACCTGCGCGCGTCCGACGCCGCATCGATCTGGATCGTCAACGCGTACCAGCTCGCGGTCACGATCACGCTGCTGCCGCTCGCGTCGCTCGGCGAGCGCATCGGCTACCGGCGCGTCTACATCGCGGGCCTCGCGCTGTTCACCGCCGCGTCGCTCGGCTGCGCGCTCGCCGGTTCGCTGCCGACACTCGCGGTGATGCGCGTGATCCAGGGATTCGGCGCGGCGGGCATCATGAGCGTCAATGCCGCGCTCGTGCGGATGATCTATCCGACGTCGATGCTCGGACGCGGCCTGTCGATCAACGCGATGGTGGTCGCGCTGTCGTCGGCCGTCGGTCCCACCGTCGCGTCGGCGGTGCTGTCGGTCGCGCCGTGGCCGTGGCTGTTCGCGATCAACGTGCCGATCGGCATCGCCGCGGTGCTCGGCAGCCTGCGCGCGCTCCCCGCCAATCCGCTGCACGACGCGCCGTACGACATCCCGAGCGCGCTGATGAACGCGTGCGTGTTCGGGCTGCTGATCATGGCCGTCGACGGGCTCGGCCACGGCGAGCGCGGCGCGTACGTCGCGGCGGAGTTGACGGTCGCACTCGTCGTCGGCTGGTTCTTCGTGAAGCGGCAGCTGTCGCAGCCGGCGCCGCTGCTGCCGGTCGACCTGATGCGCATCCCGTTGTTCGCGTTGTCGATCTGCACGTCGATCGCGTCGTTTACGTCGCAGATGCTCGCGTTCGTCGCGCTGCCGTTCTGGCTGCAGCATTCGCTCGGCTTCTCGCAGGTGCAGACCGGCCTCTACATGACGCCGTGGCCGCTCGTGATCGTCGTGGCCGCGCCGCTCTCCGGCGTGCTGTCGGACCGCTACTCGGCCGGCATGCTGGGCGGGATCGGGCTCGCGCTGTTCGCGGCGGGCCTGCTGTCGCTCGCGATGATCGGCGCGCATCCGGACAGCGTCGACATCGCGTGGCGGATGGCGCTGTGCGGCGCGGCCTTCGGCCTGTTCCAGTCGCCGAACAACCGCGCGATCCTGTCGTCGGCGCCGCGCTCGCGCGCCGGCGGCGCGGGCGGCATGCTCAGCACCGCTCGGCTGACCGGCCAGACGCTCGGCGCCGCGCTCGTTGCGCTGATCTTCGGGATCGCGCCCGCGCACGGGCCGACCGTCGCGCTCTACGTCGCCGCCGCGTTCGCGGCCGCCGCCGCCGTCGTCAGCACGCTGCGCATCGCGGCGCCGCAGCCGAGCGCATCGGCCTGA
- a CDS encoding DUF5594 family protein, translating to MQPETARRFDTEFAPRIAHAIAAFFADHVQTEVVPYGGHGHPSQVRVRSAPHEHVSGFVHPLNLELTWDTDEIERLMEPEGEARFEHYVAALPRKLTAWQSARDVDLASRTQADPVVRLGGLDFEG from the coding sequence ATGCAGCCCGAGACCGCCCGCCGTTTCGATACCGAATTCGCGCCGCGCATCGCGCACGCGATCGCCGCCTTCTTCGCCGACCATGTGCAGACGGAAGTCGTCCCGTATGGCGGCCACGGCCACCCGTCGCAGGTCCGTGTCCGCAGCGCGCCGCACGAACACGTGAGCGGCTTCGTGCATCCGCTGAACCTCGAGCTGACCTGGGATACCGACGAGATCGAGCGGCTGATGGAACCGGAAGGCGAAGCGCGCTTCGAGCACTACGTGGCCGCGCTGCCGCGAAAGCTGACTGCCTGGCAAAGCGCGCGCGACGTCGATCTCGCGTCGCGCACGCAGGCCGATCCGGTCGTTCGGCTCGGCGGCCTCGACTTCGAAGGCTGA
- the eco gene encoding serine protease inhibitor ecotin, translating to MKFAIRAALAAICVTSAAASAAGPASEAAVTAESIKMFPQAAAGQQRAVIALPALADEAGARVELMIGKTLQTDCNQQWFGGELSAETVQGWGYTYYRLSDVKGPASTLMACPGQAPRERFVQVRGDDQLLRYNSRLPIVVYVPDGFEVRYRVWHAAKDVGQAGMQ from the coding sequence ATGAAATTCGCGATCCGGGCCGCACTGGCCGCCATTTGCGTGACGAGCGCCGCCGCGAGCGCGGCAGGGCCGGCGTCGGAGGCCGCTGTGACGGCCGAGTCGATCAAGATGTTCCCGCAGGCCGCGGCTGGCCAGCAGCGCGCGGTGATCGCGCTGCCCGCGCTCGCCGATGAAGCCGGCGCGCGCGTCGAGCTGATGATCGGCAAGACGCTGCAGACCGACTGCAACCAGCAGTGGTTCGGCGGCGAGCTGAGCGCCGAGACCGTACAGGGCTGGGGCTATACGTATTACCGGCTTTCCGACGTGAAGGGACCGGCGTCGACGCTGATGGCGTGCCCGGGACAGGCGCCGCGCGAACGGTTCGTGCAGGTGCGCGGCGACGATCAGCTGCTGCGCTACAACAGCCGGCTGCCGATCGTCGTGTACGTGCCGGACGGGTTCGAGGTGCGGTATCGCGTCTGGCATGCGGCGAAGGATGTGGGGCAGGCGGGGATGCAGTGA
- a CDS encoding rubredoxin, whose translation MSEVTEYQSWVCLICGWVYNEAEGLPDEGIAPGTRFADIPADWRCPLCDVGKEDFVVVDF comes from the coding sequence ATGAGCGAAGTGACCGAATATCAAAGCTGGGTCTGCCTGATTTGCGGGTGGGTCTACAACGAGGCGGAAGGGCTGCCCGACGAGGGCATCGCGCCCGGCACCCGCTTCGCCGACATTCCCGCCGACTGGCGCTGCCCGCTGTGCGACGTGGGCAAGGAAGACTTCGTCGTCGTCGATTTCTGA
- a CDS encoding DUF4399 domain-containing protein, translating into MLNKKWIAGAVCVAAMAVSTFARAEARVYFVEPAEGATVSNPVHAKFGLEGDMLLRPAGDMTPHTGHHHLLIDGRPIPKGDVIPASERSLHFGKAQTETDLRLPPGQHTLTLQFGDGAHRSYGPEMSSTITINVK; encoded by the coding sequence ATGCTCAACAAGAAGTGGATCGCGGGTGCCGTGTGCGTGGCGGCGATGGCCGTATCGACGTTCGCGCGGGCCGAGGCGCGCGTGTATTTCGTCGAGCCGGCGGAAGGCGCGACGGTATCGAACCCGGTGCACGCGAAGTTCGGTCTCGAAGGCGACATGCTGCTCCGGCCGGCCGGCGACATGACGCCGCACACCGGTCATCATCACTTGCTGATCGACGGCAGGCCGATTCCGAAGGGCGACGTGATCCCCGCGAGCGAACGCTCGCTGCACTTCGGCAAGGCCCAGACCGAAACCGACCTCAGGCTGCCGCCGGGCCAGCATACGCTGACGCTGCAGTTCGGCGACGGCGCGCACCGGTCGTACGGGCCGGAGATGAGCTCGACGATCACGATCAACGTGAAGTAA
- a CDS encoding ATP-binding cassette domain-containing protein yields the protein MSLYSITGAQLAFGHVALLDHADFSLEAGERVGLIGRNGAGKSSLLKIVADLARPDDGLVTRQQELVTVYVPQEPEFEPGATVFDAVASGLTHTRELLEEYDAIAHRLAETPEGAEHDALLARMNALQSSLDAHDAWSWRTRVSMTLAQIGLADVDARVDALSGGMQKRVALARALVVQPDVLLLDEPTNHLDFDGIRWLEELLVTQRAGLLFITHDRAFLDRVATRIVELDRGRLLSYPGNFSAYQTRKAQQLEVERVENEKFDKLLAQEEVWIRKGVEARRTRSVGRIARLVQMRNERAERRNAQGNVKLDVAQGEKSGKIVAELTDVTKRYDGRTVVDRFSSTVMRGDKIGFVGPNGAGKTTLLKLILGELKPDEGTVRTGTNLQVAYFDQMRAQLDPEKSLADTISPGSEWVEIGGNRKHVMSYLGDFLFAPERARSPVKSLSGGERNRLLLARLFARPANVLVLDEPTNDLDIPTLELLEELLADYDGTVLLVSHDRAFLDNVVTSVIAAEGEGKWREYVGGFTDWQIQSERTQQLAQQDAAKRAAKDAAPVKEEPAKSAAGRNAQRTVKLSFNEQRELESLPDRIAMLEEEQKTIGAQLEDGSIFAKDPQEGTRLTERFAAIDDELLAALERWETLEAKRKP from the coding sequence ATGTCGCTTTATTCCATTACCGGTGCGCAGCTCGCGTTCGGTCACGTCGCGTTGCTCGATCACGCGGATTTCTCGCTCGAGGCCGGCGAGCGCGTCGGCCTGATCGGCCGCAACGGCGCAGGCAAGTCGTCGCTGCTGAAGATCGTCGCCGATCTCGCGCGGCCCGATGACGGCCTCGTCACGCGCCAGCAGGAGCTCGTGACCGTCTACGTGCCGCAGGAACCGGAATTCGAACCCGGCGCGACCGTGTTCGACGCGGTCGCGTCGGGGCTGACGCACACGCGCGAGCTGCTCGAGGAATACGACGCGATTGCGCACCGCCTCGCGGAAACCCCCGAAGGCGCCGAACACGACGCGCTGCTCGCGCGGATGAACGCGCTGCAGTCGTCGCTCGACGCGCACGATGCGTGGAGCTGGCGCACGCGCGTGTCGATGACGCTCGCGCAGATCGGCCTCGCGGACGTCGACGCGCGCGTCGACGCGCTGTCGGGCGGGATGCAGAAGCGCGTCGCGCTGGCGCGCGCGCTCGTCGTGCAGCCCGACGTGCTGCTGCTCGACGAGCCGACCAACCACCTCGACTTCGACGGCATCCGCTGGCTCGAGGAGCTGCTCGTCACGCAGCGCGCGGGCCTGCTGTTCATCACCCACGACCGCGCGTTCCTCGATCGCGTCGCGACCCGCATCGTCGAGCTCGATCGCGGCCGCCTGCTGTCGTATCCGGGCAATTTCTCCGCATACCAGACGCGCAAGGCGCAGCAGCTCGAAGTCGAGCGCGTGGAAAACGAGAAGTTCGACAAGCTGCTCGCGCAGGAAGAAGTGTGGATCCGCAAGGGCGTCGAGGCGCGCCGCACGCGCAGCGTCGGCCGCATCGCGCGGCTCGTGCAGATGCGCAACGAGCGCGCGGAGCGCCGCAACGCGCAGGGCAACGTGAAGCTCGACGTCGCGCAGGGCGAGAAGTCCGGCAAGATCGTCGCGGAGCTGACCGACGTGACGAAGCGCTACGACGGCCGCACGGTCGTCGACCGCTTCTCGTCGACGGTGATGCGCGGCGACAAGATCGGCTTCGTCGGCCCGAACGGCGCGGGCAAGACCACGCTGCTCAAGCTGATCCTCGGCGAGCTGAAGCCGGACGAAGGCACGGTGCGCACGGGCACGAACCTGCAGGTCGCGTACTTCGACCAGATGCGCGCGCAGCTCGATCCGGAAAAGAGCCTCGCGGACACGATCAGCCCCGGCAGCGAATGGGTCGAGATCGGCGGCAACCGCAAGCACGTGATGAGCTATCTCGGCGATTTCCTGTTCGCGCCGGAGCGCGCGCGCTCGCCGGTGAAGTCGCTGTCGGGCGGCGAGCGCAACCGGCTGCTGCTCGCGCGCCTGTTCGCGCGGCCCGCCAACGTGCTGGTGCTCGACGAACCGACCAACGACCTCGACATCCCGACGCTCGAGCTGCTGGAAGAGCTGCTGGCCGACTACGACGGCACGGTGCTGCTCGTCAGCCACGACCGCGCGTTCCTCGACAACGTCGTGACGTCGGTGATCGCGGCGGAGGGCGAAGGCAAGTGGCGCGAATACGTCGGCGGCTTCACCGACTGGCAGATCCAGAGCGAGCGCACACAGCAGCTCGCGCAGCAGGACGCCGCGAAACGGGCCGCGAAGGACGCGGCGCCCGTCAAGGAGGAGCCGGCGAAGAGCGCGGCCGGCCGCAACGCGCAGCGTACCGTGAAGCTGTCGTTCAACGAGCAGCGCGAGCTCGAATCGCTGCCCGACCGGATCGCGATGCTCGAGGAAGAACAGAAGACGATCGGCGCACAGCTCGAGGACGGCTCGATCTTCGCGAAGGATCCGCAGGAGGGCACGCGCCTGACCGAGCGGTTCGCGGCGATCGACGACGAGCTGCTCGCCGCGCTCGAACGCTGGGAGACGCTCGAAGCGAAACGCAAGCCGTGA
- a CDS encoding DNA topoisomerase IV subunit B — protein sequence MSTKKPSAAYSEASIKVLKGLEPVKQRPGMYTRTENPLHIIQEVIDNASDEALGGYGKQITVTLHADHSVSVEDDGRGIPFGLHPEEGVPVVEIVFTRLHAGGKFDKAAGGAYTFSGGLHGVGVSVTNALATRLDVTVWRDGKIAELGFAEGDVVKPLSTQAAGRGEKKSGTRVQVWPNPKYFDSPNLPLGELQRLLRSKAVLLPGVEVVLVNEKTGEQQTWKYEDGLRGYLLDEMNGSELLIPLFEGERFADSRSGDDTFAEGEGASWVVAWSEEGSLVRESYVNLIPTPAGGTHESGLRDGLYQAVKSFVELHNLQPKGVKLLAEDVFARVSFVLSAKVLDPQFQGQIKERLNSRDAVKLVSSFSRPALELWLNQHVEHGKKLAELVIKQAQARTRAGQKVEKRKSSGVAVLPGKLTDCETEDIARNELFLVEGDSAGGSAKMGRDKEYQAILPLRGKVLNTWETERDRLFANNEVHDISVAIGVDPHSPDDGVDLSNLRYGKICILSDADVDGSHIQVLLLTLFFKHFPQLIERGNVFVARPPLFRVDAPARGKKPAQKLYALDEGELEAILDKLRKDGVRDTQWSISRFKGLGEMSAEQLWDTTMNPDTRRLMPVKLGELDYESTVARMTMLMGKGEAAARRGWLEEKGNEVEADI from the coding sequence ATGTCAACGAAGAAGCCCAGCGCGGCCTATAGCGAAGCATCGATCAAGGTGCTCAAGGGTCTCGAGCCGGTCAAGCAGCGGCCCGGCATGTACACCCGTACCGAGAATCCGCTGCACATCATCCAGGAAGTCATCGACAACGCTTCGGACGAGGCGCTCGGCGGCTACGGCAAGCAGATCACCGTGACGCTGCATGCGGACCACTCGGTGTCCGTCGAGGACGACGGCCGCGGCATTCCGTTCGGCCTGCACCCGGAGGAAGGCGTGCCGGTCGTCGAGATCGTGTTCACGCGCCTGCACGCGGGCGGCAAGTTCGACAAGGCCGCGGGCGGCGCCTATACGTTCTCGGGCGGCCTGCACGGCGTCGGCGTGTCGGTGACGAACGCGCTCGCGACGCGCCTCGACGTGACCGTCTGGCGCGACGGCAAGATCGCCGAGCTCGGCTTTGCCGAAGGCGACGTCGTGAAGCCGCTGTCCACGCAGGCCGCGGGCCGCGGCGAGAAGAAGTCCGGCACGCGCGTGCAGGTCTGGCCGAACCCGAAATACTTCGATTCGCCGAACCTGCCGCTCGGCGAGCTGCAGCGCCTGCTGCGCTCGAAGGCCGTGCTGCTGCCGGGCGTCGAGGTCGTGCTCGTCAACGAGAAGACCGGCGAGCAGCAGACCTGGAAGTACGAGGACGGCCTGCGCGGCTACCTGCTCGACGAGATGAACGGCAGCGAGCTGCTGATCCCGCTGTTCGAAGGCGAGCGCTTCGCCGATTCGCGTTCGGGCGACGACACCTTCGCCGAAGGCGAGGGCGCGTCGTGGGTCGTCGCGTGGAGCGAGGAAGGCTCGCTCGTGCGCGAGTCGTACGTGAACCTGATCCCGACGCCGGCCGGCGGCACGCACGAATCCGGCCTGCGCGACGGCCTCTACCAGGCGGTGAAGAGCTTCGTCGAGCTGCACAACCTGCAGCCGAAGGGCGTGAAGCTGCTCGCGGAAGACGTGTTCGCGCGCGTGTCGTTCGTGCTGTCCGCGAAGGTGCTCGATCCGCAGTTCCAAGGCCAGATCAAGGAGCGCCTGAACAGCCGCGACGCGGTCAAGCTCGTGTCGTCGTTCTCGCGCCCGGCGCTCGAGCTGTGGCTGAACCAGCACGTCGAGCACGGCAAGAAGCTCGCCGAGCTGGTGATCAAGCAGGCGCAGGCGCGCACCCGCGCGGGCCAGAAGGTCGAGAAGCGCAAGAGCTCGGGCGTCGCGGTGCTGCCCGGCAAGCTGACCGACTGCGAGACCGAGGATATTGCGCGCAACGAGCTGTTCCTCGTCGAGGGCGACTCGGCGGGCGGTTCCGCGAAGATGGGCCGCGACAAGGAATACCAGGCGATCCTGCCGCTGCGCGGCAAGGTGCTGAACACGTGGGAAACCGAGCGCGACCGCCTGTTCGCGAACAACGAGGTGCACGACATCTCGGTCGCGATCGGCGTCGATCCGCACAGCCCCGACGACGGCGTCGACCTGTCGAACCTGCGCTACGGCAAGATCTGCATCCTGTCGGACGCGGACGTCGACGGCTCGCACATCCAGGTGCTGCTGCTCACGCTGTTCTTCAAGCACTTCCCGCAGCTGATCGAGCGCGGCAACGTGTTCGTCGCGCGTCCGCCGCTGTTCCGCGTCGACGCGCCGGCGCGCGGCAAGAAGCCCGCGCAGAAGCTGTACGCGCTCGACGAAGGCGAGCTCGAAGCGATCCTCGACAAGCTGCGCAAGGACGGCGTGCGCGACACCCAATGGAGCATCAGCCGCTTCAAGGGTCTCGGCGAAATGAGCGCCGAGCAGCTGTGGGACACGACGATGAACCCCGACACCCGCCGCCTGATGCCGGTGAAGCTCGGCGAGCTCGACTACGAGTCGACGGTCGCGCGGATGACGATGCTGATGGGCAAGGGCGAGGCGGCCGCACGGCGCGGCTGGCTCGAGGAAAAGGGCAACGAGGTCGAAGCGGATATTTGA
- the parC gene encoding DNA topoisomerase IV subunit A: protein MDDNTPDLFTGSDAPAGDALTLGNYAEQAYLSYAVSVVKGRALPDVCDGQKPVQRRILFAMNEMGLGPDAKPVKSARVVGDVLGKYHPHGDQSAYDALVRLAQDFSLRYPLIDGQGNFGSRDGDGAAAMRYTEARLTPISKLLLDEIDQGTVDFMPNYDGSFEEPKLLPGRLPFVLLNGASGIAVGLATEIPSHNLREVAAAAVALIRHPHLTHAELMGLIPGPDFPGGGQIISSDAEISTAYESGRGSLKVRARWKIEDLARGQWQLVVTELPPSTSCQKVLEEIEELTNPKLKLGKKTLTPEQLNTKKAMLDLLDAVRDESGKEAPVRLVFEPKSRTIDQTEFVNSLLAHTSLESNATLNLVMIGADGRPGQKGLLTILGEWVKFRQLTMTRRCRHRLGKVDDRIHILEGRMIVFLNIDEVIRIIRESDEPKAALMSAFGLSERQAEDILEIRLRQLARLEKIKIEKELDALRDEKAKLEELLANESAMKRLMIKEIEADAKQYGDDRRTLIQQEKRATFEAKVVDEPVTVVVSQKGWVRALKGHGLDPAGFSFKAGDSLYAAFQCRTPDRLIAWGSRGRVYSVDVSVLPGGRGDGVPVTSLIELESGTHLMHYFAASADQQLLLASSNGFGFLAKVGDMVSRVKAGKAFMTIDEGAAPLAPMPVLPNAKQVACLSSGGRLLVFGMDEMKTLSGGGRGVILMALDDKETLVQALAIDPAGVVLIGTGRGGKVMDETLSYAALAPHVGKRARKGRAPDTKLKVVTEMRPLLG from the coding sequence ATGGACGACAACACTCCCGATCTCTTTACCGGGTCGGACGCGCCCGCGGGCGACGCGCTGACGCTCGGCAACTACGCGGAGCAGGCGTACCTCAGCTACGCGGTCAGCGTCGTGAAGGGCCGCGCGCTGCCGGACGTCTGCGACGGCCAGAAGCCGGTGCAGCGCCGCATCCTGTTCGCGATGAACGAAATGGGCCTCGGCCCCGACGCGAAGCCGGTGAAGTCGGCACGCGTGGTCGGCGACGTGCTCGGCAAATACCACCCGCACGGCGACCAGTCGGCGTACGACGCGCTCGTGCGTCTCGCGCAGGACTTTTCGCTGCGCTACCCGCTGATCGACGGGCAGGGCAACTTCGGCTCGCGCGACGGCGACGGCGCGGCGGCGATGCGCTACACCGAAGCGCGGCTCACGCCGATCTCGAAGCTGCTGCTCGACGAGATCGACCAGGGCACGGTCGACTTCATGCCGAACTACGACGGCTCGTTCGAGGAGCCGAAGCTGCTGCCGGGCCGCCTGCCGTTCGTGCTGCTGAACGGCGCATCGGGCATCGCGGTCGGTCTCGCGACGGAAATCCCGTCGCACAACCTGCGCGAAGTCGCGGCGGCGGCGGTCGCGCTGATCCGCCATCCGCACCTCACGCACGCGGAGCTGATGGGGCTGATTCCCGGGCCCGACTTCCCGGGCGGCGGCCAGATCATCTCGAGCGACGCGGAAATCTCGACGGCCTACGAGAGCGGCCGCGGCAGCCTGAAGGTGCGCGCGCGCTGGAAGATCGAGGATCTCGCGCGCGGCCAGTGGCAGCTCGTCGTCACCGAGCTGCCGCCGAGCACGTCGTGCCAGAAGGTGCTCGAGGAAATCGAGGAGCTGACCAACCCGAAGCTGAAGCTCGGCAAGAAGACGCTGACGCCCGAGCAGCTCAACACGAAAAAGGCGATGCTCGACCTGCTCGACGCGGTGCGCGACGAGTCGGGCAAGGAGGCGCCGGTGCGGCTCGTGTTCGAGCCGAAGTCGCGCACGATCGACCAGACCGAGTTCGTGAATTCGCTGCTCGCGCACACGAGCCTCGAATCGAACGCGACGCTGAACCTCGTGATGATCGGCGCCGACGGCCGGCCGGGCCAGAAGGGGCTGCTGACGATCCTCGGCGAATGGGTGAAGTTCCGTCAGCTGACGATGACGCGGCGCTGCCGCCACCGTCTCGGCAAGGTCGACGACCGGATCCACATCCTCGAAGGCCGGATGATCGTCTTCCTGAACATCGACGAGGTGATTCGCATCATCCGCGAGTCGGACGAGCCGAAGGCCGCGCTGATGAGCGCGTTCGGCCTCTCCGAGCGGCAGGCCGAGGACATCCTCGAAATCCGCCTGCGTCAGCTCGCGCGGCTCGAGAAGATCAAGATCGAGAAGGAGCTCGACGCGCTGCGCGACGAGAAGGCCAAGCTCGAGGAGCTGCTCGCGAACGAAAGCGCGATGAAGCGGCTGATGATCAAGGAGATCGAGGCCGACGCGAAGCAGTACGGCGACGATCGCCGCACGCTGATCCAGCAGGAAAAGCGCGCGACCTTCGAGGCGAAGGTCGTCGACGAGCCGGTGACGGTCGTCGTGTCGCAGAAGGGCTGGGTGCGTGCGCTGAAGGGCCACGGCCTCGACCCGGCGGGCTTCTCGTTCAAGGCCGGCGACAGCCTGTACGCGGCGTTCCAGTGCCGTACGCCGGACCGCCTGATCGCGTGGGGCAGCCGCGGCCGCGTGTATTCGGTCGACGTGTCGGTGCTGCCGGGCGGGCGGGGTGACGGGGTGCCCGTCACGTCGCTGATCGAGCTCGAATCCGGCACGCACCTGATGCACTACTTCGCCGCATCGGCCGACCAGCAGCTGCTGCTCGCGTCGAGCAACGGCTTCGGCTTCCTCGCGAAGGTCGGCGACATGGTGAGCCGCGTGAAGGCCGGCAAGGCGTTCATGACCATCGACGAAGGCGCGGCGCCGCTCGCGCCGATGCCGGTGCTGCCGAACGCGAAGCAGGTCGCGTGCCTGTCGAGCGGCGGCCGGCTGCTGGTGTTCGGCATGGACGAGATGAAGACGCTGTCGGGCGGCGGCCGCGGCGTGATCCTGATGGCGCTCGACGACAAGGAAACGCTCGTGCAGGCGCTCGCGATCGATCCGGCCGGCGTCGTGCTGATCGGCACCGGCCGCGGCGGCAAGGTGATGGACGAGACGCTGTCGTACGCGGCGCTCGCGCCGCACGTCGGCAAGCGCGCGCGCAAGGGCCGCGCGCCGGACACGAAGCTCAAGGTCGTCACCGAGATGCGTCCGCTGCTCGGCTGA
- a CDS encoding CopD family protein encodes MSHAIAVALFLHLLAVAVWVGGMVFANFCLRPALSDLSPQLRLPLIEGVFGRFFNWVAGSVIVILLTGGFLLMQFGGAHATWALHAMAGLGVVMMLIFGHVRFALFPRIRRAVQAQNWPDGARAVNAVRLLVVVNIVLGVVTIGAAVLSRGF; translated from the coding sequence ATGTCCCACGCAATCGCCGTCGCGCTGTTTCTTCACCTGCTGGCCGTCGCCGTGTGGGTGGGCGGGATGGTGTTCGCCAACTTCTGCCTGCGGCCGGCGCTGTCCGACCTGTCGCCGCAGCTGCGGCTGCCGCTGATCGAGGGCGTGTTCGGCCGCTTCTTCAACTGGGTCGCGGGGTCGGTGATCGTGATCCTGCTCACCGGCGGCTTCCTGCTGATGCAGTTCGGCGGCGCGCACGCGACCTGGGCGCTGCACGCGATGGCGGGGCTCGGCGTCGTGATGATGCTGATCTTCGGCCATGTGCGGTTCGCGCTGTTTCCGCGCATCCGCCGCGCGGTGCAGGCGCAGAACTGGCCGGACGGCGCGCGCGCGGTGAACGCGGTGCGCCTGCTCGTCGTCGTCAATATCGTGCTCGGCGTCGTGACGATCGGCGCGGCCGTGCTGTCGCGCGGCTTCTGA
- a CDS encoding LysR family transcriptional regulator, with amino-acid sequence MRHAPEALLAFAEAALLGSFTAAARKLGKRQSTVSEAIANLEIDLGVQLFDRSTRTPALTDAGRALLPQVQRVLEAGAAIDRTAARLARGEEARLTLVVSDTYQSKRYEQTLTALERRFPALELECQIAEHEDVLDLIQQGRAQLGLMAARAAYPADIGAAAIAEESEFGLFVGRTHPLAASGDAEVPHAALRDARELRLNTYAMPDGRGEDGRIVAGAHRWSAPSYLMLLEMAVLGFGWAELPRWMVEHFAPDRLCELRARGWPRRVRVDAVWSRSRPLGPAGAWLLDAMLAA; translated from the coding sequence ATGCGCCACGCCCCCGAAGCGCTGCTCGCGTTCGCCGAGGCCGCACTGCTCGGCTCCTTCACCGCCGCCGCGCGCAAGCTCGGCAAGCGCCAGTCGACGGTCTCGGAGGCGATCGCGAACCTCGAGATCGATCTCGGCGTGCAGCTGTTCGACCGCTCGACGCGCACGCCGGCGCTGACCGACGCCGGGCGCGCGCTGCTGCCTCAGGTGCAGCGCGTGCTGGAAGCCGGCGCGGCGATCGACCGCACCGCCGCGCGGCTCGCGCGCGGCGAGGAGGCGCGGCTGACGCTGGTGGTGTCCGACACCTACCAGTCGAAGCGTTACGAGCAGACGCTGACCGCGCTCGAACGGCGCTTCCCGGCGCTGGAGCTCGAATGCCAGATCGCTGAGCACGAGGACGTGCTGGACCTGATCCAGCAGGGCCGTGCGCAGCTCGGGCTGATGGCCGCGCGCGCGGCCTACCCCGCCGACATCGGCGCGGCGGCGATCGCGGAGGAGTCGGAGTTCGGCCTGTTCGTCGGGCGCACGCATCCGCTCGCGGCCTCCGGCGACGCGGAGGTGCCGCATGCCGCGCTGCGCGATGCGCGCGAGCTGCGGCTCAACACGTATGCGATGCCGGACGGGCGCGGCGAGGACGGCCGGATCGTCGCCGGCGCCCACCGCTGGTCGGCGCCGAGCTACCTGATGCTGCTGGAGATGGCGGTGCTGGGATTCGGATGGGCGGAACTGCCCCGCTGGATGGTCGAGCATTTCGCGCCCGACCGGCTCTGCGAGCTGCGCGCCCGCGGCTGGCCGCGCCGGGTGCGGGTCGATGCGGTGTGGTCGCGCAGCCGGCCGCTCGGCCCGGCCGGCGCGTGGCTGCTCGACGCGATGCTGGCCGCGTAG